In a genomic window of Bacteroidota bacterium:
- a CDS encoding threonylcarbamoyl-AMP synthase, with protein MESIIKQATDQLKEGRVILYPSDTIWGIGCDACNEKAVERIFEIKKRPAEKSMIVLVDSEAMLNKYVKEVPSLAWDLIEFADKPLTIIYDQPYNIATNLLASDGTLAIRLVKDDFCKRLIHKFGKPLVSTSANFSGVPTPSNFSQIDEAVKSEVDYVVNWRQSEIKNAPVSTIIRLGNNGDVKIIRK; from the coding sequence ATGGAATCCATAATCAAGCAAGCTACTGATCAATTAAAGGAAGGAAGGGTTATACTTTATCCAAGCGATACTATTTGGGGAATCGGCTGCGACGCTTGCAATGAAAAGGCAGTGGAGCGTATTTTTGAAATTAAAAAGCGTCCTGCCGAAAAGAGCATGATTGTGTTGGTTGATTCAGAAGCCATGTTAAATAAATATGTAAAAGAGGTACCATCCCTTGCTTGGGACCTCATTGAATTTGCTGATAAACCACTGACCATTATTTACGATCAACCATACAATATAGCAACCAATCTGCTTGCAAGCGATGGAACTTTGGCGATACGTTTAGTGAAAGATGATTTTTGTAAAAGGCTGATACATAAATTCGGAAAACCTCTTGTTTCTACTTCTGCCAATTTTAGTGGAGTTCCTACCCCTTCCAATTTTTCACAAATTGATGAAGCAGTTAAGTCTGAAGTGGATTATGTGGTGAATTGGCGACAGTCTGAAATTAAAAACGCTCCAGTTTCAACCATCATCCGTTTGGGCAACAATGGCGATGTTAAAATTATCCGAAAGTAA
- a CDS encoding glycosyltransferase family 4 protein has protein sequence MRIAFDAKRAFTNSSGLGNYSRALIKSIVELYPNNQYSLYTPTDSNSEFAEFMRSKLNVEICTPRSLSSQSLPFLWRSFSITKHLQYNNTSIYHGLSNELPFNIAQFQNFKVVSIHDLIFLRYPELYPFFDRKMYYQKVKQACKTADCIIAISKQSQADLIEYYAIPESKIKVVYQSCDPIFHSPPSPEQLIAVGKKYKLPQQFILSVGTIEERKNLLTLVKALQQCKELELVVVGRKRAYYKQVANFIVENNLQARIHFLEDVANSELPALYRLAKLFVYPSFFEGFGIPILESLTCKTPVIAANSSSLPEVGGTHTVYFEPTNVDQLAAEIKRVFYSESLCKDMAEQGYLHAQKFLPDAVAQTMMNLYLNEWNP, from the coding sequence ATGAGAATTGCTTTTGATGCAAAGCGTGCTTTTACTAATTCGAGTGGTTTGGGTAATTACTCCAGAGCCCTTATTAAATCAATTGTTGAGTTATATCCCAACAATCAATATTCCTTGTATACACCTACAGATTCCAACTCAGAATTTGCCGAATTCATGCGCAGTAAACTGAATGTTGAAATTTGTACTCCTCGCTCTTTATCTTCCCAATCATTGCCATTTTTATGGCGTTCTTTTTCAATAACGAAACATCTTCAATATAACAATACTTCCATTTATCACGGATTAAGCAATGAATTACCCTTTAATATAGCACAGTTTCAAAATTTTAAAGTAGTCAGTATTCACGATTTAATTTTTTTACGCTATCCCGAATTATATCCCTTTTTTGATAGAAAAATGTATTATCAAAAAGTCAAACAGGCTTGTAAAACCGCTGATTGTATTATTGCAATCAGTAAACAATCTCAAGCCGATTTGATAGAATACTATGCTATTCCCGAGTCAAAAATTAAAGTAGTTTACCAAAGTTGTGATCCTATTTTTCATAGCCCTCCAAGTCCGGAGCAGCTTATTGCTGTTGGCAAAAAATATAAACTACCCCAACAATTTATATTATCGGTTGGAACTATTGAAGAACGAAAAAATTTACTCACACTTGTCAAAGCTTTGCAACAATGTAAAGAATTGGAGTTGGTGGTAGTTGGAAGAAAACGTGCTTATTATAAACAGGTTGCTAATTTTATTGTTGAAAATAACCTGCAAGCAAGAATACATTTTCTTGAAGATGTTGCAAATTCAGAATTACCCGCACTCTATCGTTTAGCGAAACTTTTTGTATACCCCTCATTTTTTGAAGGTTTTGGAATTCCAATTCTTGAATCTTTAACCTGTAAAACCCCTGTAATTGCTGCCAATTCCAGTAGTTTGCCTGAGGTTGGTGGTACACATACCGTATATTTTGAACCAACCAATGTCGATCAACTTGCTGCTGAAATAAAACGGGTATTTTACTCAGAATCACTTTGTAAGGATATGGCTGAACAGGGTTACCTTCATGCGCAAAAATTTTTGCCGGACGCTGTTGCACAAACAATGATGAATTTATATTTAAACGAATGGAATCCATAA
- the miaA gene encoding tRNA (adenosine(37)-N6)-dimethylallyltransferase MiaA, with protein sequence MQPTLLLLCGPTAVGKTALAIELAKKYNTEIISSDSRQIYREMNIGTARPTAEEMYQVPHHLIGHISIHQNYTVADFEKEAHQVAHKLFQKHDLLIMVGGSGLYCDAFCNGLDELPESNPELKNKLIQQLQQEGLASLQVRLQELDPEYFQQIDKNNPHRLIRAIEVCLLSGKKFSELRRGAKRKNNFRIIKVGLQLERSELYERINSRVVKMMDEGLLEEAKLLEPYKSLKALKTVGYSELFDYFDNKMSLENAVQLIQQNTRRYAKRQLTWFRKDSEINWINNSNSKAGIQQIEELLA encoded by the coding sequence ATGCAACCAACACTTTTGCTTCTATGCGGTCCTACTGCAGTTGGAAAAACTGCATTGGCAATTGAATTGGCAAAAAAATACAACACCGAAATAATTTCTTCCGATTCGCGGCAAATTTATCGAGAGATGAATATTGGAACAGCCCGACCCACAGCAGAAGAAATGTATCAAGTTCCACATCATTTAATTGGTCATATTTCCATCCATCAAAATTATACTGTTGCAGATTTTGAAAAAGAGGCGCATCAAGTAGCGCATAAATTATTTCAAAAACATGATTTACTTATTATGGTTGGTGGCAGCGGTTTGTATTGCGATGCTTTTTGCAACGGATTGGATGAATTGCCTGAATCAAATCCTGAATTAAAAAATAAATTAATACAGCAATTGCAGCAAGAAGGATTAGCCTCATTGCAAGTGAGATTACAAGAACTCGATCCTGAATATTTTCAACAAATAGATAAAAATAATCCCCACCGTTTGATTCGTGCTATTGAAGTTTGTCTCTTAAGCGGTAAAAAGTTTTCAGAATTAAGGAGGGGTGCAAAACGAAAAAACAATTTTCGAATTATCAAAGTAGGACTGCAGTTGGAGCGTTCTGAATTGTACGAACGAATTAATTCGCGTGTTGTAAAAATGATGGATGAAGGATTGCTGGAAGAAGCAAAATTGTTGGAGCCGTATAAAAGTTTGAAAGCATTAAAAACAGTTGGTTATTCCGAATTGTTCGATTATTTTGATAATAAAATGAGTTTAGAAAATGCTGTTCAACTCATACAACAAAACACCAGAAGATATGCGAAAAGGCAGTTAACCTGGTTTCGAAAAGACAGCGAAATTAATTGGATAAATAATTCAAACAGCAAAGCCGGTATTCAACAAATTGAAGAACTACTAGCCTAA
- a CDS encoding universal stress protein has protein sequence MDYSKLKKRPSYPFETIAVAVSFSPRLEAVLCEAKRISNLFGSQLILLHVGDKTPEKEELLDAHIKKVGLDKNKNRLIWMDGEPVDTILKLCKLNIVDLLILGAIEKENLFRFYVGSIARTISRRAKCSVLLLTQPSNHPKRFKKIIVNGVDNPKTIHTIKTALYISKHEKLSEFTVVQEDDLPVLSMTIAESSTAPEATKIKKEMMQDENIKLQKIVDGLDKENIAVTIKTVHGKPGYAISQFAKQKDADLLVFNSPDTHLGIFDRIFTHDIEYALANLPCNLLIVHSRI, from the coding sequence ATGGATTATTCAAAATTAAAAAAGCGACCTTCCTATCCTTTCGAAACAATAGCAGTTGCAGTTTCGTTTTCACCGCGTTTGGAAGCAGTTCTCTGTGAAGCTAAAAGAATTTCAAACCTTTTTGGATCGCAGTTAATTTTATTGCATGTAGGAGATAAAACTCCTGAAAAGGAAGAATTATTAGATGCACATATTAAGAAGGTGGGTCTCGATAAAAATAAAAACCGACTTATTTGGATGGATGGAGAACCCGTTGATACAATACTTAAATTATGTAAGCTCAACATCGTTGATTTGCTCATTTTGGGTGCTATTGAGAAGGAAAATTTGTTTCGATTTTACGTTGGCTCCATAGCCCGCACTATCAGTCGTAGAGCAAAATGCTCGGTTTTATTGTTGACGCAGCCTTCTAACCATCCCAAGCGATTTAAAAAAATTATTGTCAATGGTGTCGATAATCCAAAAACTATACATACCATTAAAACTGCCCTTTACATTAGCAAACACGAAAAACTTTCAGAATTTACTGTAGTACAGGAAGACGATTTGCCGGTGCTGTCCATGACTATAGCCGAAAGTAGTACAGCGCCGGAAGCAACTAAAATTAAAAAGGAAATGATGCAGGATGAGAATATTAAACTGCAAAAAATTGTGGATGGATTGGACAAAGAGAATATAGCAGTTACAATAAAAACGGTGCATGGAAAACCCGGTTATGCCATCAGTCAATTTGCAAAACAAAAAGATGCAGATTTGTTGGTTTTTAATTCGCCCGATACACACCTGGGAATTTTTGATCGCATCTTTACACACGATATTGAATATGCCTTGGCAAACTTGCCATGCAACTTGCTTATAGTTCATTCGCGCATTTAA
- a CDS encoding gliding motility-associated C-terminal domain-containing protein — MNRQALFICYFFFYLMVSCAVSVAQELEYATGTKLYLPATAPSLLDHASLQKTLNTESPCTSENTFWGYNLSGTMLVEYALSNGSIAFTGNTVSNIPGYGVAICSNLDSAISSPTFYVSDFFTNSYYFWTQDTTWVQSATSTLDLYNLGGYEKFLYNLCNKPNDTKISKYDGNGSTLIFSSTKNVGCADIAIDTSGNIYLITKDSATSILSDSLYIISPNGSILKKYLLEFNSNHAYGCFLLNDTFYIGLGNQNAQHPNTILPIVLDENSATIQAPIQVPSGISLNFDLASCTPNKKRLAIAETDSSSLIYPTIFSPNSDGINDNFTAIEKNIVQLTCSIFSRWGVEIKTLTQVNESWDGRTKSGEKVPDGVYFYHAEGIGKDAIKYDLKGFVHLAR; from the coding sequence ATGAATAGACAAGCATTATTTATTTGTTATTTTTTCTTCTACCTCATGGTAAGTTGTGCCGTTTCAGTAGCGCAAGAGCTTGAATACGCTACCGGTACCAAGCTTTATTTACCTGCAACTGCGCCTTCTTTGCTTGATCATGCTTCCTTACAAAAAACTTTAAACACCGAATCGCCATGTACTTCCGAAAACACTTTTTGGGGCTATAATTTGAGTGGAACTATGTTGGTTGAATATGCACTTAGTAATGGTTCAATAGCTTTTACAGGAAATACGGTTTCCAATATACCGGGTTATGGAGTTGCAATTTGTTCAAATTTAGATAGCGCAATTAGTTCCCCAACTTTCTATGTTAGCGATTTTTTTACCAATAGTTACTATTTCTGGACACAAGATACAACATGGGTTCAAAGTGCAACATCTACGCTTGATTTATACAACTTAGGTGGGTATGAAAAGTTTTTATACAATTTGTGCAATAAGCCGAATGATACCAAAATTTCGAAGTATGATGGGAATGGTTCTACCCTAATTTTCAGCAGTACTAAAAATGTTGGTTGTGCCGATATTGCTATTGATACTAGTGGAAATATTTATTTGATTACAAAAGATTCTGCGACTTCTATATTAAGTGACTCCTTGTATATTATTTCACCGAATGGTAGCATTTTAAAAAAGTATTTACTTGAATTTAATTCCAATCATGCTTATGGTTGTTTTTTGCTAAACGATACTTTTTATATAGGATTGGGTAATCAAAATGCACAACATCCCAACACTATACTTCCGATTGTACTCGATGAAAATTCGGCCACCATACAAGCACCAATTCAGGTTCCATCCGGAATTTCGTTGAATTTTGACTTGGCTAGTTGTACGCCTAATAAGAAACGATTGGCCATTGCCGAAACAGATTCGAGCAGCTTGATTTATCCAACCATTTTTAGTCCGAACTCCGATGGTATAAATGATAATTTTACTGCTATCGAAAAAAATATTGTTCAATTAACTTGTAGCATATTTTCGCGATGGGGTGTTGAGATCAAAACGTTAACACAAGTAAATGAATCGTGGGATGGGCGCACCAAAAGCGGAGAAAAAGTACCCGATGGTGTATATTTTTACCACGCAGAAGGAATTGGGAAAGACGCCATAAAGTATGATTTAAAAGGCTTTGTGCACTTAGCTCGATAA
- a CDS encoding cation:proton antiporter: MGRLSHHEFIILLISMAVMLILSRVLAEFGRKLKFPIVMGEILAGIILGPTVLGLLAPNVFTTYFPSIGNTSIALDGIAKISVVMMLFVTGMEVQLPMVLKQGKAAIYTSTMGMIIPFASGFFIAYYFPSLFGVSDENYRLLFALFLGTALSISALPVISRILIDMNMFKTKIGTIIIASAMFNDLIGWLIFSFILGMLNTSTGEAQSVWITIASICGFGLFMLTIGKIIIDKSLPWMQKKLSWPGGILSISLGICFLCGAFTESIGLHAILGAFIVGIAFGDSVHLNQKAREIIHQFVTNIFAPFFFVSIGLKVNFVSNFEWQLVLVIVVLAYIGKIVGASLGAYLGGFSKNESMAVGVGMNARGAMEIILGTLALNAGLINTRIFVALVVMALVTSLTSGPLIHYFVGKEADEKKSIETI; the protein is encoded by the coding sequence ATGGGCAGATTATCACATCACGAATTTATTATACTCCTTATTTCAATGGCTGTCATGCTCATTTTGAGCCGTGTTTTGGCTGAATTTGGACGAAAATTGAAATTTCCGATTGTGATGGGCGAGATACTTGCGGGTATAATTCTGGGACCTACAGTTCTGGGTTTACTTGCTCCCAATGTCTTTACTACTTATTTCCCTTCAATCGGAAATACCAGCATTGCGCTCGATGGTATCGCAAAAATTTCGGTGGTAATGATGCTATTTGTAACCGGCATGGAAGTGCAATTACCAATGGTGCTTAAACAAGGCAAGGCTGCAATTTACACCAGCACAATGGGAATGATAATTCCTTTTGCCAGTGGTTTTTTTATTGCCTATTACTTTCCATCTTTGTTCGGAGTATCCGATGAAAATTACCGCTTGCTGTTTGCTCTATTTTTAGGAACAGCTTTGTCTATTTCAGCTTTGCCTGTGATATCGCGTATTTTAATCGATATGAACATGTTTAAAACAAAAATAGGCACTATCATTATTGCTTCGGCTATGTTTAATGATTTAATAGGCTGGCTTATTTTTTCGTTCATTTTAGGTATGCTAAATACCAGTACCGGTGAAGCTCAAAGTGTTTGGATTACCATTGCCTCCATATGCGGTTTCGGTTTATTTATGCTCACAATCGGAAAAATTATTATTGACAAAAGTTTGCCCTGGATGCAAAAAAAATTGTCCTGGCCGGGCGGAATACTTTCGATTTCTTTAGGCATTTGCTTTTTATGCGGTGCTTTTACTGAAAGTATTGGATTACATGCTATTTTGGGTGCTTTTATTGTGGGTATTGCTTTTGGCGATTCGGTGCATTTAAATCAAAAAGCACGTGAAATTATACATCAATTCGTGACCAATATTTTTGCTCCTTTCTTTTTTGTAAGTATTGGACTAAAGGTAAATTTTGTAAGCAATTTCGAATGGCAATTGGTACTAGTAATAGTAGTTTTGGCATATATAGGAAAAATAGTTGGTGCTAGTTTAGGAGCTTACCTAGGTGGCTTTTCTAAAAATGAATCAATGGCGGTTGGTGTTGGTATGAATGCACGAGGAGCTATGGAAATTATTTTAGGAACCTTGGCTTTAAATGCCGGATTAATTAACACACGCATATTTGTTGCATTGGTGGTTATGGCTCTCGTCACTAGTCTTACTAGTGGTCCACTTATACATTATTTTGTGGGAAAGGAAGCAGATGAAAAAAAATCAATAGAAACGATTTGA
- a CDS encoding LTA synthase family protein, whose amino-acid sequence MTEFLRATFYGLRMHLAGIMFIVSLPILALVAYTWGLSAKQSEQFIKWETILLLIFCTILCTIDIGLYKAWGTKFNAKALAYLTFPKDVLPLIFERQTLILLPIIVIQVYVFNRLRKKICTPFPLQLTSVFHKIGITLFLIGFFIIAMRGGTQKIPLNRNQVFVSESSLLNLSSMNSFWNFCDLFFHPLETTKNPYPFFESKTAEAYFQKFNTTPKDSTEYIFKIAKPNVVLVFLESWTADVVECLGGEKGVAPRLGKLAEEGILFTNFYSTGYRTEQGLLAMLSAFPAQPQSSVIYNWGTFDKLPNLFRTMNNNGYYTSFYYGGRLQFDNVEAYLRSAGVKEIVGENDFTIRQRTMWGAYDEEIFKLHLSKIPTMKPPFFSMLGTITTHEWWDAAVPKIFNGKDEIGDKFRNTVHYSDSCLYHYIQKAKQQTWYDSTVFILVADHGCRYPLQRNNYEVERHHIPLVIVGGALKEEYRNKINAKFASHTDLATTLLAQLNISSNEFIRSKNIFNPNSPAFAYYAFDNGFGLISKDRKVIYDHYKRKLILGNESDTAIFQFVNYGKAYLQCTNGFTAAQQLK is encoded by the coding sequence ATGACTGAATTTCTGCGTGCTACATTTTATGGTTTAAGGATGCACCTCGCCGGAATTATGTTTATTGTTTCGCTACCGATACTGGCATTAGTAGCTTATACATGGGGGCTATCGGCCAAACAAAGTGAACAATTTATTAAGTGGGAAACTATCCTCTTACTGATATTTTGCACTATTTTATGCACAATTGATATTGGATTATACAAAGCTTGGGGAACCAAATTCAATGCAAAGGCACTTGCTTATCTTACATTTCCTAAAGATGTTCTTCCACTAATTTTCGAACGCCAAACGCTTATACTTTTGCCCATAATTGTAATACAAGTGTATGTGTTTAATAGGCTCAGAAAAAAAATTTGTACACCCTTTCCGCTGCAACTAACTTCGGTATTTCACAAGATTGGAATAACACTATTTTTAATCGGATTTTTTATCATTGCGATGAGAGGCGGCACTCAAAAAATTCCACTCAATCGCAATCAGGTTTTTGTGAGCGAAAGCTCCTTGCTCAACTTAAGTAGCATGAATAGTTTCTGGAATTTTTGCGATTTGTTTTTTCATCCTCTCGAAACTACAAAGAATCCTTATCCATTTTTTGAGAGCAAAACTGCTGAAGCGTATTTTCAAAAATTCAATACAACACCCAAAGATTCTACGGAGTATATTTTTAAAATTGCTAAACCAAATGTTGTTTTGGTGTTTCTTGAAAGCTGGACAGCGGATGTGGTTGAATGCCTTGGAGGTGAAAAGGGTGTAGCACCACGTTTAGGTAAATTGGCAGAAGAAGGTATATTGTTCACTAATTTTTACTCAACCGGATACCGCACCGAACAAGGATTGTTAGCTATGTTAAGCGCCTTTCCGGCACAACCTCAAAGTTCGGTAATTTATAACTGGGGCACTTTCGACAAGCTTCCAAACTTGTTTAGAACTATGAATAACAATGGATACTACACATCTTTTTATTACGGAGGTCGCTTACAGTTCGATAATGTGGAAGCCTATTTACGCAGCGCAGGAGTGAAGGAAATTGTTGGCGAAAATGATTTTACCATTCGTCAACGAACCATGTGGGGTGCTTATGATGAAGAAATTTTTAAGTTACATTTATCTAAAATTCCAACAATGAAGCCTCCGTTTTTTTCTATGTTGGGAACCATTACTACTCATGAATGGTGGGATGCAGCAGTACCAAAAATTTTTAATGGGAAGGATGAAATCGGAGATAAGTTTCGCAATACTGTACATTATTCTGATAGTTGCTTATACCACTATATTCAAAAAGCTAAGCAACAAACTTGGTACGATAGCACTGTTTTTATTTTAGTGGCTGATCATGGTTGCCGTTATCCTTTGCAAAGAAACAATTATGAGGTGGAGCGCCATCATATTCCTTTAGTAATTGTTGGAGGTGCTTTAAAGGAGGAATACAGAAATAAAATAAACGCAAAATTTGCATCTCACACCGATTTGGCTACTACCTTACTGGCACAGCTGAATATTAGTTCAAATGAATTTATAAGAAGTAAAAATATATTTAATCCTAATTCTCCAGCTTTTGCATATTACGCTTTCGACAATGGATTTGGTTTGATAAGTAAGGATAGAAAAGTAATTTATGATCATTACAAAAGAAAATTAATACTTGGCAACGAATCAGATACAGCAATTTTTCAGTTTGTTAATTATGGCAAGGCCTATTTGCAATGTACCAATGGCTTTACAGCGGCCCAACAATTAAAGTAA
- a CDS encoding HD domain-containing protein, which produces MKAHLTHPVFKIVSECSTTLNVQSFVIGGWVRDLLLKRPCKDIDIVAIGSGIELAKAVSKKLGSDYPVTIFKSFGTAHIKYHDYDIEFVGARKESYRNDSRKPIVENGTLEDDQNRRDFTINALAISLADATYGKMIDPFNGYKDLQSQLIKTPLSPDITFSDDPLRMMRAIRFSSQLNFVIDKDALTSITKNKERIKIVSAERITDELNKIILSPQPSVGFKLLFDTGLLHIIFPLLANLQGVDTIDKKSHKDNFYHTLEVLDNLSQHSNDLWLRWAAILHDIAKPHTKRFEEGHGWTFHGHEDKGSRMVPKIFAELKLPLNEKMKYVQKLVLLHLRPIVLAKSIVTDSAVRRLLFDAGNDIDDLMLLCDADITSKNPTKVSRYKANYELVRQKLKEVEEKDHLRNWQPPITGEDIMKTFNIKPSIEIGVIKNAIRDAILDGELANNYEDAFKFMVEKGKEIGLSVEIDN; this is translated from the coding sequence GTGAAGGCACATCTTACACATCCTGTATTTAAAATTGTTTCTGAGTGTTCCACTACCTTAAATGTGCAATCATTTGTAATTGGAGGATGGGTGCGTGATTTGCTTTTAAAACGTCCTTGTAAAGATATTGATATAGTTGCAATTGGCTCTGGTATTGAATTAGCGAAAGCTGTTTCAAAAAAACTAGGAAGTGATTATCCTGTCACTATTTTCAAAAGTTTTGGAACAGCGCATATTAAGTACCACGATTATGATATTGAATTTGTTGGTGCCCGCAAAGAGTCATACCGCAACGATTCGCGCAAACCCATTGTTGAAAATGGTACATTAGAAGACGATCAAAATCGACGCGATTTTACCATTAATGCATTGGCTATATCCTTGGCAGATGCTACTTATGGTAAAATGATTGATCCGTTTAACGGATATAAAGATTTACAAAGTCAACTAATTAAAACGCCTTTAAGTCCCGATATTACCTTTAGCGACGATCCCTTGCGAATGATGCGAGCTATACGTTTTTCGTCTCAGCTCAATTTTGTGATTGATAAAGATGCATTGACTTCCATTACCAAGAATAAGGAGCGAATAAAAATTGTTTCTGCCGAAAGAATTACAGACGAACTTAATAAAATTATTTTATCGCCTCAGCCATCCGTTGGCTTCAAATTGTTGTTTGACACAGGATTGCTGCATATCATATTTCCGCTACTGGCAAATTTGCAAGGTGTTGATACAATCGATAAAAAATCACACAAGGATAATTTTTATCATACACTTGAGGTCTTAGATAATCTTTCGCAACACAGCAATGACTTATGGTTGCGTTGGGCAGCTATATTACACGATATCGCAAAACCGCATACCAAGCGTTTTGAAGAAGGACATGGATGGACATTTCATGGACATGAAGACAAAGGTTCGCGCATGGTTCCTAAAATTTTTGCTGAGCTTAAACTTCCGCTCAACGAAAAAATGAAATATGTGCAGAAACTTGTTTTGCTTCACCTTCGTCCCATTGTTTTGGCAAAGAGCATTGTAACCGATTCGGCAGTTCGACGTTTACTTTTTGATGCAGGCAACGATATTGATGATTTAATGCTGCTTTGTGATGCTGATATCACCTCTAAAAACCCAACTAAGGTTAGTCGTTACAAGGCAAACTATGAGCTGGTGCGTCAAAAGTTAAAAGAAGTTGAAGAAAAAGATCATTTGCGTAATTGGCAACCTCCCATTACTGGAGAAGATATTATGAAGACCTTTAATATTAAACCATCGATTGAAATTGGTGTTATTAAAAACGCAATTCGTGATGCAATACTGGATGGAGAGTTAGCTAATAATTATGAGGATGCCTTCAAATTTATGGTAGAAAAAGGAAAGGAAATTGGACTTTCAGTTGAAATAGATAACTAA
- a CDS encoding tRNA-(ms[2]io[6]A)-hydroxylase — protein sequence MLKLKLPTDPRWVNIVESNIDEILTDHAFCEQKAATNAISLLVNYPEYSDLVDAMTELAKEELTHFEMVHQKIKDRGKVLGRERRDEYVNELYAFVRKGYKREIVLVDRLLFSAMIEARSCERFRVLSENITDKELAAFYHELMISEANHYTMFIKFAKKYANGQDVDKRWNEYLEYEATVIAKYGKRETVHG from the coding sequence ATGCTAAAATTAAAATTGCCAACCGATCCCCGCTGGGTAAACATTGTTGAATCAAACATCGACGAAATTCTTACCGATCACGCATTTTGTGAACAAAAGGCTGCCACTAATGCGATTAGTTTGTTGGTGAATTATCCCGAATACAGCGACCTGGTTGATGCAATGACCGAACTGGCAAAAGAAGAACTCACGCATTTTGAAATGGTGCATCAAAAAATAAAAGATCGTGGTAAAGTACTAGGGCGCGAACGAAGAGATGAATATGTGAACGAACTATATGCGTTTGTGCGAAAAGGTTACAAGCGCGAAATTGTTTTGGTCGATCGCCTTTTGTTTTCAGCTATGATTGAAGCCAGAAGTTGTGAACGATTTAGAGTACTTAGCGAGAATATTACCGATAAGGAATTAGCAGCCTTTTACCATGAACTAATGATTAGCGAAGCAAACCACTATACCATGTTCATTAAATTTGCAAAAAAATATGCTAATGGTCAAGATGTGGATAAACGCTGGAATGAATATCTCGAATACGAAGCAACTGTTATTGCTAAATACGGTAAACGAGAAACTGTTCATGGTTAA
- a CDS encoding universal stress protein, whose product MQKICVFIDFTDGCKIALKQASVLAQRSNATICLLNIVESATEVEKTKVHLLKFAKSTLGHSVLLEAYAGVGGLMDGGPMTLRKIHPDLVLIGTHGIRGIKQKFLGADILKLVKLIEFPCIVVQENTMVSEDGFNNILFPVGPHHDFAVKIKQTSRFAKLFDCGITLYQIMKEGFDTGGLVSKNIQLAKAQFEADGVKYTQVSEEMTVFSAGNSRQTLAYADKNSIDLISIMSTISKNEILLGATDKENLLVNNLGIPILCCNE is encoded by the coding sequence ATGCAGAAGATTTGCGTATTTATCGATTTTACAGATGGATGTAAAATAGCTCTAAAACAGGCTTCGGTGCTGGCACAAAGGAGTAATGCCACAATTTGTTTACTCAATATTGTTGAATCGGCTACCGAAGTTGAAAAAACAAAAGTGCACTTGTTGAAATTTGCAAAATCAACTTTGGGTCATTCAGTGTTATTAGAAGCCTATGCAGGAGTTGGAGGCTTGATGGATGGTGGACCAATGACCTTGCGCAAAATACATCCCGATTTAGTACTCATTGGTACGCATGGAATTAGGGGTATAAAACAAAAATTTTTAGGTGCTGATATTTTAAAACTTGTAAAACTTATTGAATTCCCTTGTATAGTAGTTCAAGAAAATACAATGGTGAGTGAGGATGGTTTTAATAACATTTTATTTCCTGTTGGGCCACACCATGATTTTGCTGTAAAAATTAAGCAAACCAGTCGCTTTGCAAAATTATTTGATTGCGGTATTACACTTTATCAAATTATGAAAGAAGGCTTTGATACCGGAGGTTTGGTAAGTAAAAATATACAACTTGCAAAAGCACAATTTGAAGCAGACGGTGTTAAGTATACCCAAGTGAGTGAAGAAATGACAGTATTTTCTGCCGGAAATTCGCGTCAAACCTTAGCTTATGCCGATAAAAATTCTATTGATTTGATAAGCATCATGTCAACTATTTCTAAAAACGAAATTTTATTAGGGGCAACAGATAAGGAAAATTTATTGGTAAATAATTTGGGTATACCAATTCTTTGTTGCAACGAATAG